One region of Triticum aestivum cultivar Chinese Spring chromosome 6B, IWGSC CS RefSeq v2.1, whole genome shotgun sequence genomic DNA includes:
- the LOC123137959 gene encoding putative receptor-like protein kinase At4g00960, translating into MVESPYRLRHRRLMDTAPATAGGDPAPGHGSSGMPIMVSILVVVIICTLFYCVYCWRWRKRNAVKKAHLERLRPLSNSDLPVMDLPTIAAATNGFSKENKLGEGGFGPVYRGVLDGGAEIAVKRLSARSRQGAAEFRNEVELIAKLQHRNLVRLLGCCVDMDEKMLVYEYLPNRSLDAFLFGTRKTAHLDWKMRQSIVVGIARGLLYLHEDSCLKIVHRDLKASNVLLDNKMNPKISDFGMAMIFEDEEIEVVNTGHVVGTYGYMAPEYAMGGIFSVKSDVYSFGVLVLEILSGQRNGAMYLQEHQHTLIQDAWKMWSEDKAAEFMDASLAGSYAKEEAWRCYHAGLLCVQESPELRPTMSSVVLMLIGDQAQLPAPEQPPLFASPKKSPASDQSSLAMRSETTSKTHSVNDVSITMIQPR; encoded by the exons ATGGTGGAATCGCCGTACCGTCTTCGGCATCGCCGGCTGATGGACACCGCGCCCGCAACGGCGGGCGGTGATCCAG CGCCAGGGCATGGCTCCAGTGGGATGCCGATCATGGTCTccatcctggtggtggtcatcatctGCACCCTCTTCTACTGCGTCTACTGCTGGAGATGGAGGAAACGCAACG CTGTGAAGAAGGCTCATCTAGAGAGGCTGAGGCCGCTCTCCAACTCGGACCTGCCGGTGATGGACCTGcccaccatcgccgccgccaccaacgGTTTCTCCAAGGAGAACAAGCTCGGCGAAGGCGGCTTCGGCCCCGTCTACAGG GGCGTGCTGGACGGCGGCGCGGAGATCGCGGTGAAGCGGCTGTCGGCTCGGTCGCGGCAGGGGGCGGCGGAGTTCCGGAACGAGGTGGAGCTGATCGCCAAGCTGCAGCACCGGAACCTGGTGAGGCTGCTGGGGTGCTGCGTGGACATGGACGAGAAGATGCTCGTCTACGAGTACCTCCCCAACCGGAGCCTCGACGCCTTCCTCTTCG GCACCAGAAAGACGGCGCACTTGGATTGGAAGATGAGGCAGAGCATCGTGGTGGGGATCGCGCGCGGGCTGCTGTACCTCCACGAGGACTCGTGCCTCAAGATCGTCCACAGGGACCTCAAGGCCAGCAACGTGCTCCTCGACAATAAAATGAACCCCAAGATCTCCGACTTCGGCATGGCCATGATcttcgaggacgaggagatcgaggtCGTCAACACCGGCCACGTCGTCGGAACATA TGGGTACATGGCGCCCGAGTACGCGATGGGGGGCATCTTCTCGGTGAAGTCGGACGTGTACAGCTTCGGGGTGCTGGTGCTGGAGATCCTCAGCGGGCAGCGCAACGGCGCAATGTACCTCCAGGAGCACCAGCACACCCTCATCCAAGAC GCATGGAAGATGTGGAGCGAGGACAAGGCGGCGGAGTTCATGGACGCGTCGCTGGCCGGGTCGTACGCCAAGGAGGAGGCGTGGCGGTGCTACCACGCGGGCCTGCTGTGCGTGCAGGAGAGCCCGGAGCTCCGGCCGACCATGTCCAGCGTCGTGCTGATGCTCATCGGCGACCAGGCGCAGCTCCCGGCGCCCGAGCAGCCCCCGCTGTTCGCGAGTCCGAAGAAGTCCCCGGCGTCAGACCAGTCCTCGCTGGCGATGAGGTCCGAGACGACGTCCAAGACGCACTCCGTCAACGACGTGTCCATCACCATGATCCAGCCACGATAG